The proteins below come from a single Dermacentor albipictus isolate Rhodes 1998 colony chromosome 7, USDA_Dalb.pri_finalv2, whole genome shotgun sequence genomic window:
- the crn gene encoding crooked neck-like protein 1: MASSSGTKPQKIPKVAKVKNKTPAEIQITAEQLLREAKERDLEILPPPPKQKISDPEELAEYQLRKRKAFEDSIRKNRSVISNWIKYAQWEESQKEIQRARSVYERALDVDHRNVTLWLKYAEMEMKNRQVNHARNIWDRAVSILPRVKQLWYKYTYMEEMLGNIAGCRQVFERWMEWEPHEQAWQTYINFELRYKELDRARQIYERFVMVHPDVRHWIKYAKFEEHNSYINNARRIYERAVEFFGEEYMDERLFVAFAKFEENQREHDRVRVIYKYALEHIPKEKAQDLFKNYTIHEKKYGDRAGIEDVIVSKRKYQYEEQVKENPLNYDAWFDYLRLMESEGNVDSTRETYERAIANVPPSRLKRFWRRYIYLWINYALYEELEVGDAERTREVYRACLRLLPHKTFTFAKVWLQAAHFEVRQKNLPAARKLLGTAIGLCPKDKLFRGYIDLEIQLREFDRCRILYQKFLEFAPENCTTWMKYAELETILGDVERARAIFEIAISQPRLDMPEVIWKSYVDFEIEQEQYQLASRLYERLLERTQHVKVWISYAHFQLNYGGKDPVPLARTIFERANKELRNAAEKEERLMLLESWAEFEASHGDEQSQESVARQMPKKVKKRRKIVNEDGSEAGWEEYFDYIFPTDETAKPHLKLLEIAKKWKKQQQKTEDGDREEDADDDSLGDTSRQEA, from the exons ATGGCTAGTTCAAGCGGGACGAAGCCCCAGAAAATCCCAAAAGTTGCAAAG GTCAAGAACAAAACGCCGGCTGAAATTCAAATCACAGCCGAGCAACTCCTTCGCGAGGCAAAGGAAAGAGACTTGGAGATCTTACCACCG CCGCCAAAGCAAAAGATATCTGACCCAGAAGAATTAGCCGAGTACCAGCTGAGGAAACGAAAG GCTTTTGAGGACAGCATCCGCAAGAATCGATCTGTCATCAGCAACTGGATCAAGTATGCTCAGTGGGAAGAGAGTCAAAAGGAAATACAGAG GGCTCGCTCTGTGTACGAGCGGGCATTGGACGTGGACCATCGAAATGTTACCCTTTGGCTGAAGTATGCTGAGATGGAAATGAA GAACCGCCAGGTGAACCATGCGCGCAACATCTGGGACCGCGCCGTGTCCATTCTGCCCCGGGTGAAACAGTTGTGGTACAAGTACACCTACATGGAAGAGATGCTGGGAAACATTGCCGGTTGCCGACAGGTCTTTGAGCGCTGGATGGAATGGGAGCCCCATGAGCAGGCCTGGCAGACGTACATCAACTTCGAGCTGCGCTATAAGGAACTCGACAGGGCCCGGCAAATCTACGAACGAT TTGTGATGGTTCATCCGGACGTTCGGCACTGGATCAAGTACGCCAAGTTTGAAGAGCACAACAGCTACATCAACAATGCACGGCGCATCTACGAACGCGCCGTTGAGTTTTTCGGCGAAGAATACATGGACGAAAGACTGTTCGTTGCCTTTGCCAAGTTCGAGGAAAACCAACGGGAG CACGACCGTGTGCGAGTGATCTACAAGTACGCTCTGGAGCACATTCCCAAGGAGAAAGCGCAGGACCTGTTCAAGAACTACACCATCCATGAAAAGAAGTATGGTGACCGGGCTGGCATTGAGGACGTCATTGTCAGCAAGCGCAAGTACCAGTACGAGGAG CAAGTCAAGGAGAACCCACTCAACTACGACGCCTGGTTTGACTACTTGCGGCTCATGGAGAGCGAGGGCAACGTGGACTCGACGCGCGAGACCTACGAGCGGGCCATTGCCAACGTGCCGCCGTCGCGGCTGAAGCGCTTCTGGCGACGCTACATCTACCTCTGGATCAACTACGCCTTGTACGAGGAGCTAGAGGTGGGCGACGCAGAGCGCACGCGCGAGGTCTACCGGGCCTGTCTCCGCCTGCTGCCCCACAAGACATTCACCTTTGCTAAGGTGTGGCTCCAGGCGGCCCACTTCGAGGTGCGCCAGAAAAACCTGCCTGCCGCCCGTAAGCTCCTG GGCACGGCCATAGGCCTCTGCCCCAAGGACAAGCTCTTTCGCGGCTACATTGACCTGGAGATACAGCTTAGGGAGTTCGATCGCTGCCGCATCCTTTACCAGAAGTTCCTTGAGTTTGCGCCGGAGAACTGCACCACTTGGATGAAG TATGCAGAGTTGGAGACGATCCTCGGTGACGTGGAGCGGGCGCGGGCCATTTTTGAGATTGCCATCAGCCAACCACGCCTGGACATGCCCGAGGTGATCTGGAAGAGCTACGTTGACTTTGAGATCGAGCAGGAGCAGTACCAGCTGGCGTCACGCCTCTACGAACGCTTGCTCGAGCGCACCCAGCACGTCAAG GTCTGGATTAGCTATGCACACTTCCAGCTCAACTATGGGGGTAAGGATCCCGTCCCATTGGCCAGGACCATCTTCGAACGGGCCAATAAGGAGCTCCGCAATGCTGCTGAGAAGGAAGAACGGCTGATGCTTCTTGAGTCTTGGGCAGAGTTTGAG GCCAGCCATGGCGACGAGCAGAGCCAAGAGTCGGTTGCCAGGCAGATGCCGAAGAAAGTCAAGAAGCGAAGGAAAATCGTCAACGAAGACGGG TCGGAGGCCGGCTGGGAGGAGTACTTCGACTACATCTTCCCGACGGACGAGACGGCCAAGCCGCACCTCAAGCTACTTGAAATTGCGAAGAAGtggaagaagcagcagcagaagacCGAGGATGGCGACCGGGAGGAGGACGCCGACGATGACAGTCTGGGCGATACCAGCAGACAGGAGGCGTGA